A window of Solanum stenotomum isolate F172 chromosome 3, ASM1918654v1, whole genome shotgun sequence contains these coding sequences:
- the LOC125858220 gene encoding aspartic protease inhibitor 1-like codes for MMKCLFFLCFCLFPILVFSSTFTSQNPINLPSESPVPKPVFDTNGKELNPNSSYLITSPFSGALGGDVYRGKSPNSDGPCPYGVFRYNSDVGPSGTPVRFIPLSTNIFEDQLLSIQFRIVTLRRCDGYTIWKVGNINAYLTTVQADGSYFKIVKSSKFGYNLLYCPFTPIICLRCPEDQFCAKVGVVPQNGKWRLALVNENPLDVYFKEV; via the coding sequence atgatgaagtgtttatttttcttatgtttttgtttgtttcccATTTTGGTGTTTTCATCAACTTTCACTTCCCAAAATCCCATCAACCTACCCAGTGAATCTCCTGTACCTAAGCCGGTATTTGACACAAATGGTAAAGAACTCAATCCTAATTCGAGTTATCTCATTACTTCCCCTTTTTCGGGTGCGTTAGGTGGTGATGTGTACCGAGGAAAGTCCCCAAATTCAGATGGCCCTTGTCCATATGGCGTATTCCGTTACAATTCCGATGTTGGACCTAGCGGTACACCCGTTAGATTCATTCCTTTATCTACAAATATCTTTGAAGATCAACTACTCAGCATACAATTCAGAATTGTAACATTGAGACGGTGTGATGGATATACAATTTGGAAAGTCGGTAATATAAATGCATATCTAACCACAGTGCAAGCAGATGGCAGCTATTTCAAgattgttaaatcatcaaaatttggTTACAACTTATTGTATTGCCCATTTACTCCTATTATTTGTCTACGTTGCCCTGAGGATCAGTTCTGTGCAAAAGTGGGTGTAGTTCCCCAAAATGGAAAATGGCGTTTGGCTCTTGTCAACGAAAATCCTCTTGATGTCTACTTCAAGGAAGTCTAG